One Onthophagus taurus isolate NC chromosome 11, IU_Otau_3.0, whole genome shotgun sequence genomic window carries:
- the LOC111417553 gene encoding forkhead box protein N2-like isoform X1, whose amino-acid sequence MSPERALILPEETSVTPKMSVPASPIAGTPTREAQSPMSILLAVAQSQVNKTGGNGDDDLTNLAWLHERDLLKGMNIVNPSPSNSLNSTPIKYTMTNNNNNTNNNNNLLSDQSPTSDYIDDSSASTADSSNSSLNSPIPTNSVHQNVTNQRNKHPHNVLYDPLVHTNSKPPYSFSCLIFMAIEDSDQKALPVKEIYTWILDHFPYFRTAPMGWKNSVRHNLSLNKCFQKIEKAPNLGKGSLWTVDQQYRPNLLQALTRSPFHRCSTLDPSVYFNNKKPTNDRNTNITRLPNPQLFPYLASEMNRRIKSEPREDSLDEVDAAAVMLSLRNGLRHRQKRTTCQVITSSPSLDHTYSAADSYIDEAFESDEEDIKLSKSSICRRIDFEDEEERKIKEGAETLLNLAGISTRKRGNSSSLCYDVEKRVKKEIEDDDDDEDEDDNVGRPHFRPRLLRKKKDVKRISNNNSIIVQADDAWVKHRRELEMNQRR is encoded by the exons ATGTCACCGGAAAGGGCTCTAATTCTACCGGAAGAAACGAGCGTAACCCCGAAAATGTCCGTTCCGGCAAGTCCAATAGCTGGCACACCAACAAGAGAAGCACAATCACCAATGTCCATACTTTTAGCTGTTGCACAAAGTCAAGTAAATAAAACCGGGGGAAACGGCGATGATGATTTAACTAATTTAGCTTGGTTACATGAAAGAGATTTATTAAAAG gaatGAATATTGTAAATCCGTCTCCTTCAAATAGTTTAAACTCAACACCAATAAAATACACCATgaccaataataataataataccaacaataataataatttgctCTCCGATCAATCTCCAACGAGCGATTATATCGATGACTCTTCGGCCTCGACGGCTGATTCTTCAAACAGTTCGTTAAATTCGCCGATTCCAACAAACAGTGTTCACCAAAATGTTACTAACCAAAGGAATAAACACCCTCACAATGTACTTTACGATCCTTTAGTGCACACGAATAGTAAACCGCCGTACTCGTTTtcgtgtttaatttttatggctATCGAGGATTCGGATCAGAAAGCGCTTCCTGTGAAAGAAATCTACACGTGGATTCTCGATCATTTTCCGTATTTTCGAACGGCGCCAATGGGATGGAAGAATAGTGTTCGACACAATTTgtctttaaataaatgttttcagAAGATTGAAAAAGCTCct aATTTAGGTAAAGGATCATTATGGACAGTCGATCAACAATATCGGCCAAACTTATTACAAGCATTAACTCGATCACCATTTCACCGATGTTCAACTTTAGACCCTAGCGtttatttcaacaataaaaaacccACAAACGACCGAAATACAAATATAACTCGATTACCCAACCCACAACTCTTCCCGTATTTAGCTTCCGAAATGAATCGAAGGATAAAATCGGAACCTCGAGAAGATTCTTTGGACGAAGTCGACGCAGCAGCCGTTATGTTAAGCCTCCGCAACGGTTTAAGACACCGACAAAAACGCACCACTTGTCAAGTTATAACGAGTTCGCCAAGTCTAGATCATACATATAGTGCAGCGGATAGTTATATTGATGAAGCTTTTGAAAGTGATGAAGAAGATATAAa gttatcgaAATCGTCGATTTGTAGAAGAATCGATtttgaagatgaagaagaacgTAAAATCAAAGAGGGAGCTGAAACGTTATTAAATTTGGCGGGAATTTCAACGAGAAAACGTGGAAATTCAAGCAGTTTGTGTTATGATGTTGAGAAAAGggtgaaaaaagaaattgaagatgatGATGACGACGAGGATGAAGATGATAATGTGGGGAGGCCTCATTTTCGACCGAGacttttaaggaaaaaaaaggACGTCAAAAggataagtaataataatagtataaTTGTTCAAGCCGACGACGCTTGGGTTAAACACAGACGCGAATTGGAGATGAATCAACGAAGGTAA
- the LOC111417553 gene encoding forkhead box protein N2-like isoform X2, with protein sequence MFAGRKWCAHHHNRNNSFDLGTMSPERALILPEETSVTPKMSVPASPIAGTPTREAQSPMSILLAVAQSQVNKTGGNGDDDLTNLAWLHERDLLKGMNIVNPSPSNSLNSTPIKYTMTNNNNNTNNNNNLLSDQSPTSDYIDDSSASTADSSNSSLNSPIPTNSVHQNVTNQRNKHPHNVLYDPLVHTNSKPPYSFSCLIFMAIEDSDQKALPVKEIYTWILDHFPYFRTAPMGWKNSVRHNLSLNKCFQKIEKAPNLGKGSLWTVDQQYRPNLLQALTRSPFHRCSTLDPSVYFNNKKPTNDRNTNITRLPNPQLFPYLASEMNRRIKSEPREDSLDEVDAAAVMLSLRNGLRHRQKRTTCQVITSSPSLDHTYSAADSYIDEAFESDEEDIKLSKSSICRRIDFEDEEERKIKEGAETLLNLAGISTRKRGNSSSLCYDVEKRVKKEIEDDDDDEDEDDNVGRPHFRPRLLRKKKDVKRISNNNSIIVQADDAWVKHRRELEMNQRR encoded by the exons ATGTTTGCTGGCAGAAAATGGTGTGCTCATCATCATAACCGTAACAATTCGTTCGATTT aGGCACAATGTCACCGGAAAGGGCTCTAATTCTACCGGAAGAAACGAGCGTAACCCCGAAAATGTCCGTTCCGGCAAGTCCAATAGCTGGCACACCAACAAGAGAAGCACAATCACCAATGTCCATACTTTTAGCTGTTGCACAAAGTCAAGTAAATAAAACCGGGGGAAACGGCGATGATGATTTAACTAATTTAGCTTGGTTACATGAAAGAGATTTATTAAAAG gaatGAATATTGTAAATCCGTCTCCTTCAAATAGTTTAAACTCAACACCAATAAAATACACCATgaccaataataataataataccaacaataataataatttgctCTCCGATCAATCTCCAACGAGCGATTATATCGATGACTCTTCGGCCTCGACGGCTGATTCTTCAAACAGTTCGTTAAATTCGCCGATTCCAACAAACAGTGTTCACCAAAATGTTACTAACCAAAGGAATAAACACCCTCACAATGTACTTTACGATCCTTTAGTGCACACGAATAGTAAACCGCCGTACTCGTTTtcgtgtttaatttttatggctATCGAGGATTCGGATCAGAAAGCGCTTCCTGTGAAAGAAATCTACACGTGGATTCTCGATCATTTTCCGTATTTTCGAACGGCGCCAATGGGATGGAAGAATAGTGTTCGACACAATTTgtctttaaataaatgttttcagAAGATTGAAAAAGCTCct aATTTAGGTAAAGGATCATTATGGACAGTCGATCAACAATATCGGCCAAACTTATTACAAGCATTAACTCGATCACCATTTCACCGATGTTCAACTTTAGACCCTAGCGtttatttcaacaataaaaaacccACAAACGACCGAAATACAAATATAACTCGATTACCCAACCCACAACTCTTCCCGTATTTAGCTTCCGAAATGAATCGAAGGATAAAATCGGAACCTCGAGAAGATTCTTTGGACGAAGTCGACGCAGCAGCCGTTATGTTAAGCCTCCGCAACGGTTTAAGACACCGACAAAAACGCACCACTTGTCAAGTTATAACGAGTTCGCCAAGTCTAGATCATACATATAGTGCAGCGGATAGTTATATTGATGAAGCTTTTGAAAGTGATGAAGAAGATATAAa gttatcgaAATCGTCGATTTGTAGAAGAATCGATtttgaagatgaagaagaacgTAAAATCAAAGAGGGAGCTGAAACGTTATTAAATTTGGCGGGAATTTCAACGAGAAAACGTGGAAATTCAAGCAGTTTGTGTTATGATGTTGAGAAAAGggtgaaaaaagaaattgaagatgatGATGACGACGAGGATGAAGATGATAATGTGGGGAGGCCTCATTTTCGACCGAGacttttaaggaaaaaaaaggACGTCAAAAggataagtaataataatagtataaTTGTTCAAGCCGACGACGCTTGGGTTAAACACAGACGCGAATTGGAGATGAATCAACGAAGGTAA